A portion of the Streptomyces sp. YPW6 genome contains these proteins:
- a CDS encoding class I SAM-dependent methyltransferase produces the protein MSKSSLPAPDHAAALREALLAADFTADGLLDRLGASAYAALARSETVPALRATRGDGPLDTLVRLFLLQRPVAEARARAALPLDECVADGWVTREGGADGEVRACVDVRPYGGPDGEDWFIVSDLGCAVGGAGGIGSREEGVVLGVGGASTTLAGITVRTPVASALDLGTGSGIQALHAAQHATRVTATDLNPRALEFTRLTLALSGAAPADLREGSLFEPVGSDTFDLIVSNPPFVISPGARLTYRDGGMGGDDLCRTLVQQAGDHLNEGGYAHFLANWQHVEGEEWQDRLRSWVPYGCDAWIVQREVQDVTQYAELWLRDSGDHRSDPAEYAQRYEAWLDEFEARGTTSVGFGWITLRKSSAAAEGNPSIVVEEWPHAVQQPLGQAVQEHFARQDYLRDQDDAALLAGHFSLAAEVVQEQVGLPGAEDPEHVVLRQHRGMMRATKVDAVAAGFAGVCDGSLPAGRILDAIAQLMAEDPVLLRDRTPQAIRLLVEEGFLEPTSGGAARGE, from the coding sequence GTGAGTAAGAGCAGCCTTCCCGCACCCGACCACGCCGCCGCCCTCCGTGAGGCCCTGCTCGCCGCGGACTTCACCGCGGACGGGCTCCTCGACCGCCTCGGCGCGTCCGCCTACGCCGCCCTCGCGCGCAGCGAGACCGTCCCCGCCCTGCGGGCCACCCGGGGCGATGGTCCGCTCGACACGCTGGTGCGGCTGTTCCTTCTGCAGCGCCCCGTCGCCGAGGCACGGGCCCGTGCGGCTCTGCCGCTGGACGAGTGCGTCGCGGACGGCTGGGTGACCCGCGAGGGCGGTGCGGACGGGGAGGTCCGCGCGTGCGTCGACGTACGGCCGTACGGGGGACCGGACGGCGAGGACTGGTTCATCGTGTCCGACCTCGGATGCGCGGTCGGCGGTGCGGGAGGGATCGGCTCGCGTGAGGAGGGCGTCGTCCTCGGCGTCGGCGGTGCCTCCACCACCCTCGCCGGGATCACCGTGCGGACGCCGGTGGCCTCGGCGCTCGACCTCGGTACGGGCTCCGGCATCCAGGCGCTGCACGCCGCCCAGCACGCCACCCGGGTCACCGCCACCGACCTCAACCCCCGGGCCCTGGAGTTCACCCGGCTCACTCTCGCCCTGTCCGGCGCCGCCCCCGCCGACCTGCGCGAAGGCTCCCTCTTCGAGCCGGTGGGATCCGACACGTTCGACCTGATCGTCTCCAACCCGCCCTTCGTCATCTCGCCCGGCGCCCGCCTCACCTACCGGGACGGCGGCATGGGCGGCGACGACCTGTGCCGCACGCTGGTGCAGCAGGCGGGCGACCATCTGAACGAAGGCGGTTACGCCCACTTCCTCGCCAACTGGCAGCACGTGGAGGGCGAGGAGTGGCAGGACCGGCTGCGCTCCTGGGTGCCGTACGGCTGCGACGCCTGGATCGTCCAGCGCGAGGTCCAGGACGTCACGCAGTACGCCGAGCTGTGGCTGCGGGACAGCGGCGACCACCGCAGCGACCCCGCGGAGTACGCCCAGCGGTACGAGGCGTGGCTCGACGAGTTCGAGGCCCGGGGCACCACGTCCGTCGGATTCGGCTGGATCACCCTGCGCAAGTCCTCCGCCGCGGCGGAGGGGAACCCCTCGATCGTCGTCGAGGAGTGGCCGCACGCGGTGCAGCAGCCACTCGGGCAGGCCGTCCAGGAGCACTTCGCCCGCCAGGACTATCTCCGCGACCAGGACGACGCGGCGCTGCTCGCCGGGCACTTCTCGCTCGCCGCCGAGGTCGTGCAGGAGCAGGTCGGCCTGCCGGGCGCGGAGGACCCCGAGCATGTGGTGCTGCGTCAGCACCGGGGGATGATGCGGGCGACCAAGGTGGATGCGGTGGCCGCCGGGTTCGCCGGCGTGTGCGACGGATCGCTGCCCGCCGGGCGGATTCTGGACGCCATCGCGCAGTTGATGGCGGAGGACCCGGTGCTCCTGCGCGACCGGACACCGCAGGCGATCCGGCTCCTGGTCGAGGAGGGCTTCCTGGAACCGACGTCCGGCGGCGCGGCGCGGGGGGAGTAG
- a CDS encoding small secreted protein has translation MNKKLAAALSGGAVLVLTLSGCSDDSDNKVNDWAKKVCDQVQPQLQKINNANASILEKTGDNNTPADVQKADSVAFEEMSEAYKALGTAVDSAGPPPVDGGEATQKAAVKELNASSKAYADLKTQVDALDTKEQSKFADGLKSIADELNKISTGGDQALKKLQSGEVGAAMSKQEGCQRQTASTGPSGSGADADASPDSSAPDKKESGDKESTDKDSGDKESADKESSEKKS, from the coding sequence GTGAACAAGAAGCTTGCAGCCGCACTGTCCGGCGGTGCGGTACTCGTACTGACGCTGTCGGGCTGCAGCGACGACAGCGACAACAAGGTCAACGACTGGGCCAAGAAGGTCTGCGACCAGGTTCAGCCGCAACTCCAGAAGATCAACAACGCCAACGCCTCGATCCTGGAGAAGACCGGCGACAACAACACGCCGGCCGATGTCCAGAAGGCCGACTCGGTCGCCTTCGAGGAGATGTCCGAGGCGTACAAGGCGCTGGGCACGGCGGTGGACTCCGCCGGGCCGCCGCCGGTCGACGGCGGCGAGGCCACCCAGAAGGCGGCAGTGAAGGAGCTCAACGCGTCCTCCAAGGCATACGCCGACCTCAAGACCCAGGTCGACGCGCTCGACACCAAGGAACAGAGCAAGTTCGCCGACGGGCTGAAGTCCATCGCCGACGAGCTGAACAAGATCAGCACCGGTGGTGACCAGGCGCTGAAGAAGCTCCAGTCCGGAGAGGTCGGTGCCGCGATGTCGAAGCAGGAGGGCTGCCAGAGGCAGACCGCTTCCACCGGCCCCTCCGGTTCCGGGGCCGACGCCGACGCGTCGCCGGACAGCTCGGCCCCCGACAAGAAGGAATCCGGGGACAAGGAGTCCACCGACAAGGACTCCGGGGACAAGGAGTCTGCGGACAAGGAATCGTCGGAGAAGAAGTCCTGA
- a CDS encoding sodium-translocating pyrophosphatase: MAEFFTTPMAVLTQESALSDRPASLAAAALTDGNRLIVIVVAVVAAAALIVAQLLVRQVLAAGEGTERMKEIAAAVQEGANAYLARQLRTVGVFSVIVFFLLFLLPADNWSQRAGRSLFFLVGALFSAATGYIGMRLAVRSNVRVAAAAREATPAEGEPEKDLTSVSHKAMKIAFRTGGVVGMITVGLGLLGASCVVLVYAADAPKVLEGFGLGAALIAMFMRVGGGIFTKAADVGADLVGKVEQGIPEDDPRNAATIADNVGDNVGDCAGMAADLFESYAVTLVAALILGTAAFGDSGLAFPLMVPAIGVVTAMIGIFAVAPRRADRSGMTAINRGFFISAVISLGLVAVAAFTYLPSSYAELDGVTDEAITAHGGDPRVFALVAVAIGIVLAALIQQLTGYFTETNRRPVRDIGKSSLTGPATVVLAGISIGLESAVYTALLIGLGVYGAFLLGGTSIMLALFAVALAGTGLLTTVGVIVAMDTFGPVSDNAQGIAEMSGDVTGAGAQVLTDLDAVGNTTKAITKGIAIATAVLAAAALFGSYRDAIATAVDDVGAGVGELGLSLDISQPNNLVGLILGAAVVFLFSGLAINAVSRSAGSVVYEVRRQFRERPGIMDYTEKPQYGRVVDICTRDALRELATPGLLAVLAPIAVGFTLGVGALGSYLAGAIGTGTLMAVFLANSGGAWDNAKKLVEDGHHGGKGSEAHAATVIGDTVGDPFKDTAGPAINPLLKVMNLVALLIAPAIVQFSYGADANPWVRALVAAVAIGIIVAAVYVSKRRGIAVGDDDAPGDGGTSLPAPDPAAAP, encoded by the coding sequence ATGGCGGAGTTCTTCACCACCCCGATGGCAGTACTGACGCAAGAATCCGCACTTTCCGATCGGCCTGCCTCCCTCGCGGCGGCGGCACTCACCGACGGCAACCGGCTGATCGTCATCGTGGTGGCGGTCGTCGCCGCCGCCGCGCTGATCGTCGCCCAGCTGCTCGTACGCCAGGTCCTGGCGGCCGGCGAGGGCACCGAACGGATGAAGGAGATCGCCGCGGCGGTCCAGGAGGGTGCGAACGCCTATCTGGCCCGGCAACTGCGCACCGTCGGTGTCTTCTCCGTCATCGTGTTCTTCCTGTTGTTCCTGCTGCCGGCCGACAACTGGTCACAGCGTGCGGGGCGTTCCCTCTTCTTCCTGGTGGGTGCGCTTTTCTCGGCGGCGACCGGATACATCGGCATGCGGCTCGCCGTACGGAGCAATGTGCGGGTGGCCGCAGCCGCGCGGGAGGCGACTCCGGCGGAAGGCGAACCGGAAAAGGATCTCACCTCCGTCTCGCACAAAGCGATGAAGATCGCTTTTCGTACCGGTGGCGTGGTCGGAATGATCACGGTGGGACTCGGTCTCCTCGGGGCCTCCTGTGTCGTGCTCGTCTATGCCGCCGACGCGCCCAAGGTGCTGGAGGGGTTCGGCCTCGGTGCGGCGCTCATCGCCATGTTCATGAGGGTCGGCGGCGGGATCTTCACCAAGGCCGCGGACGTGGGCGCCGACCTGGTCGGCAAGGTGGAGCAGGGCATCCCGGAGGACGATCCGCGTAACGCCGCCACCATCGCCGACAACGTGGGGGACAACGTCGGTGACTGCGCGGGCATGGCCGCCGACCTCTTCGAGTCGTACGCCGTGACGCTCGTCGCCGCGCTCATCCTCGGCACGGCCGCGTTCGGCGACTCCGGTCTCGCCTTTCCTCTGATGGTTCCGGCGATCGGTGTCGTCACCGCGATGATCGGCATCTTCGCGGTCGCGCCGCGCCGTGCCGACCGCAGCGGGATGACCGCGATCAACCGCGGCTTCTTCATCTCCGCTGTGATCTCCCTCGGCCTCGTGGCCGTGGCCGCCTTCACCTATCTGCCGTCCTCGTACGCCGAGCTGGACGGGGTCACGGACGAGGCGATCACCGCGCACGGCGGCGACCCGCGGGTCTTCGCCCTGGTGGCGGTGGCCATCGGGATCGTCCTGGCGGCGCTCATCCAGCAGCTCACCGGCTACTTCACCGAGACCAACCGCCGCCCCGTCCGCGACATCGGGAAGTCCTCGCTCACGGGTCCGGCCACCGTGGTGCTCGCGGGCATCTCCATCGGTCTGGAGTCGGCCGTCTACACCGCGCTGCTGATCGGCCTCGGCGTCTACGGGGCGTTCCTGCTGGGCGGTACGTCGATCATGCTGGCGCTCTTCGCGGTCGCGCTCGCCGGGACGGGGCTCCTCACCACCGTCGGCGTCATCGTCGCCATGGACACCTTCGGTCCGGTGTCCGACAACGCCCAGGGCATCGCGGAGATGTCCGGAGACGTCACGGGAGCCGGTGCCCAGGTGCTCACCGACCTGGACGCGGTCGGCAACACGACCAAGGCCATCACCAAGGGCATCGCCATCGCCACCGCCGTCCTGGCGGCGGCCGCGCTCTTCGGGTCCTACCGCGATGCCATCGCCACGGCGGTCGACGACGTCGGCGCGGGGGTGGGCGAGCTCGGACTGAGCCTGGACATCTCGCAGCCCAACAACCTCGTCGGCCTGATCCTGGGGGCAGCGGTCGTCTTCCTGTTCTCCGGGCTCGCCATCAACGCGGTGTCCCGGTCGGCCGGATCGGTGGTCTACGAGGTCCGGCGGCAGTTCCGCGAACGTCCCGGGATCATGGACTACACGGAGAAGCCGCAGTACGGACGCGTCGTCGACATCTGCACCCGCGACGCCCTGCGGGAACTGGCCACGCCCGGACTCCTGGCGGTGCTGGCGCCGATCGCGGTCGGCTTCACGCTCGGCGTCGGCGCGCTCGGCTCGTACCTCGCGGGCGCGATCGGCACCGGAACGCTGATGGCGGTGTTCCTCGCCAACTCCGGTGGCGCCTGGGACAACGCCAAGAAGCTCGTCGAGGACGGCCACCACGGTGGCAAGGGCAGCGAGGCCCACGCCGCGACCGTCATCGGCGACACGGTCGGCGACCCGTTCAAGGACACGGCGGGCCCGGCGATCAACCCGCTCCTGAAGGTGATGAACCTGGTCGCCCTGCTCATCGCCCCGGCGATCGTGCAGTTCAGTTACGGCGCGGACGCCAACCCGTGGGTGCGGGCGCTGGTGGCCGCCGTCGCCATCGGGATCATCGTCGCCGCGGTGTACGTCTCCAAGCGGCGGGGTATCGCCGTGGGCGACGACGACGCCCCGGGGGACGGCGGCACATCCCTTCCCGCGCCGGATCCGGCAGCGGCTCCGTGA
- a CDS encoding ATP-binding protein, which translates to MATVELRFSAQPEHVRTARLVAAAVARRAGVNEAVLDEVRLAVGEACSRAVGLHRSHGITAPVSVALTEEEKAFSIEVGDSVPGPGADPAESGARNASGASGEGAPRPDSEADGEGEDEMGLAVISGLVDDVEVRSGAGGGVIRMSWPTADAGVRA; encoded by the coding sequence ATGGCCACCGTTGAACTCCGCTTCAGCGCCCAGCCTGAACATGTCAGGACGGCCCGCCTGGTGGCGGCCGCCGTGGCGCGCCGGGCCGGCGTGAACGAGGCGGTGCTCGACGAGGTACGGCTCGCCGTCGGAGAGGCGTGCAGCCGCGCGGTCGGGCTGCACCGCAGTCACGGCATCACCGCGCCGGTCAGCGTCGCGCTGACCGAGGAGGAGAAGGCGTTCTCCATCGAGGTCGGGGACAGCGTTCCCGGCCCCGGTGCCGATCCTGCCGAGTCCGGGGCGCGCAACGCCTCCGGCGCCTCCGGAGAGGGCGCGCCACGGCCCGATTCCGAGGCCGACGGTGAGGGCGAGGACGAGATGGGTCTCGCGGTCATCAGCGGACTCGTCGACGACGTGGAGGTCCGTTCCGGTGCGGGCGGCGGAGTGATCCGTATGAGCTGGCCGACGGCCGACGCCGGGGTGCGGGCCTGA
- a CDS encoding STAS domain-containing protein, which produces MDLSLSTRNVSGPGGDRTVVEVGGEIDVYTAPKLREQLVELVNDGSYHLVVDMEGVDFLDSTGLGVLVGGLKRVRAHEGSLRLVCNQERILKIFRITGLTKVFPIHTTVDEAVAATD; this is translated from the coding sequence GTGGACCTGTCCCTGTCGACTCGCAATGTGTCCGGCCCTGGTGGCGACCGTACGGTCGTCGAGGTCGGTGGCGAGATTGATGTGTATACCGCGCCCAAGCTGCGCGAGCAGTTGGTCGAGTTGGTGAATGACGGCAGCTACCACTTGGTTGTCGACATGGAAGGCGTCGACTTCCTCGACTCCACCGGCCTCGGCGTGCTCGTGGGCGGCTTGAAGCGTGTCCGGGCCCATGAGGGCTCGCTGCGCCTGGTCTGCAACCAGGAGCGCATTCTCAAGATCTTCCGGATCACGGGTCTGACCAAGGTGTTCCCGATTCACACCACGGTCGACGAGGCTGTCGCTGCCACCGACTGA
- a CDS encoding DEAD/DEAH box helicase, protein MAFNHLPAAMHDALGPLSVTPVTHSVPMAKNHRPGRPAESRGSRPSPAMILDRLATGAGRAARITHTEHLPPRSGTHAIWPDRVRPEVISAIEKAGIGHPWAHQAAAAEHALDGESVVIATGTASGKSLAYLAPVLSTLLGGSEAPNGRGATALYLAPTKALAADQRRSVKALATPLGNAVRPAVYDGDTPVEEREWVRQYANYVLTNPDMLHRGILPSHPRWSSFLRALRFVVIDECHTYRGVFGSHVAQVLRRLRRLCARYGADPVFLLASATAADPAVAAGRLTGLPVVEVSDDASPRGELVFALWEPPLTDLHGEKGAPVRRTATAETAELLTDLTLQGVRSVAFVRSRRGAELISVIAKERLAEVDRSLPQRVAAYRGGYLPEERRALERALHSGELLGLAATTALELGIDVSGLDSVVICGYPGTRASLWQQAGRAGRSRQGALAVLVARDDPLDTYLVHHPEALFRQPVESTVLDPDNPYVLAPHLCAAAAELPLTEADIALFGPAVPELLPQLEAAKLLRRRASGWHWTRRERAADLADIRGGGGRPVQIVEEGTGRLLGTVDAAAAHTSVHEGAVHLHQGRTHLVRKLDLEDSVALVEQAEPPYSTVARDTTAITVLETDTEIPWGQGRLCYGSVEVTHQVVSFLRRKLITGEVLGETKLDLPPRTLRTRAVWWTVTEDQLDAARINPEILGGALHAAEHASIGLLPLFATCDRWDIGGVSVPLHPDTLLPTVFVYDGHPGGAGFAERAFHTAHAWLTATREAIASCECEAGCPSCVQSPKCGNGNEPLHKRGAVRLLTELLRAAPVEPDEPTGPKG, encoded by the coding sequence ATGGCATTCAATCACTTACCAGCAGCCATGCACGACGCCTTGGGACCATTGTCCGTCACGCCAGTGACACACTCGGTGCCGATGGCCAAGAATCACCGTCCCGGACGACCAGCCGAGAGCAGGGGCTCGCGCCCCTCTCCCGCCATGATCCTCGACCGGCTCGCCACAGGGGCGGGCCGGGCCGCGCGCATCACTCATACGGAGCACCTGCCCCCGAGATCGGGAACCCATGCCATCTGGCCGGATCGCGTGCGGCCAGAAGTGATCTCGGCGATCGAGAAAGCCGGGATCGGCCATCCGTGGGCGCATCAGGCGGCCGCTGCCGAGCACGCGCTGGACGGCGAATCGGTCGTGATCGCCACCGGCACGGCCTCCGGGAAGTCCCTCGCGTACCTGGCACCGGTCCTCAGCACCCTCCTGGGCGGCTCGGAGGCCCCGAACGGCCGCGGTGCCACCGCCCTGTACCTCGCCCCCACCAAGGCCCTGGCAGCCGACCAGCGGCGCTCGGTGAAAGCGCTCGCAACCCCGCTCGGCAACGCCGTCAGGCCCGCGGTCTACGACGGAGACACCCCGGTCGAGGAACGCGAATGGGTACGTCAGTACGCCAACTACGTCCTGACCAACCCCGACATGCTGCACCGCGGCATCCTGCCCTCCCATCCCCGCTGGTCCTCGTTCCTGCGTGCCCTGCGGTTCGTCGTGATCGACGAGTGCCACACCTACCGGGGCGTCTTCGGTTCCCATGTCGCCCAAGTGCTGCGCCGTCTGCGCCGCCTCTGTGCCCGTTACGGAGCCGATCCGGTCTTCCTGCTCGCCTCGGCCACGGCAGCGGACCCCGCGGTCGCAGCCGGGCGTCTGACAGGCCTGCCGGTCGTCGAGGTGTCCGACGACGCCTCCCCGCGCGGCGAGCTGGTCTTCGCCCTGTGGGAGCCCCCGCTGACCGACCTGCACGGCGAAAAAGGCGCCCCCGTACGCCGTACCGCGACGGCCGAGACCGCCGAGCTGCTGACCGACCTGACCCTCCAGGGTGTCCGCTCGGTCGCGTTCGTACGTTCCCGGCGCGGCGCGGAACTGATCTCGGTGATCGCCAAGGAACGCCTCGCGGAGGTCGACCGCTCACTGCCGCAGCGGGTCGCCGCCTATCGCGGGGGCTACCTTCCCGAGGAGCGCAGGGCCCTGGAGCGGGCGTTGCACTCCGGCGAGCTGCTGGGTCTGGCGGCCACCACCGCCCTGGAACTCGGCATCGACGTCTCCGGCCTCGACTCGGTGGTCATCTGCGGCTATCCGGGCACGCGGGCCTCCCTCTGGCAGCAGGCAGGCCGTGCCGGCCGCTCGAGGCAGGGCGCCCTGGCCGTCCTCGTGGCCCGGGACGATCCGCTGGACACCTACCTGGTGCACCACCCGGAGGCGCTGTTCCGGCAGCCCGTCGAGTCGACGGTGCTGGACCCGGACAACCCCTACGTCCTGGCTCCCCACCTCTGCGCCGCGGCCGCCGAGCTCCCCCTCACCGAAGCGGACATCGCACTCTTCGGCCCCGCTGTACCGGAACTGCTGCCGCAGCTGGAGGCGGCGAAGCTGCTGCGCAGACGAGCGTCCGGCTGGCACTGGACCCGTCGCGAACGGGCCGCCGACCTCGCCGATATCCGGGGCGGGGGCGGCCGCCCCGTCCAGATCGTCGAGGAGGGCACCGGCCGGCTGCTGGGCACCGTCGACGCGGCCGCCGCGCACACGTCCGTCCACGAGGGAGCCGTCCACCTCCACCAGGGCCGCACCCACCTGGTCCGGAAGCTGGACCTGGAGGACTCCGTGGCCCTGGTCGAACAGGCCGAACCTCCGTATTCGACGGTCGCCCGCGATACCACCGCCATCACCGTCCTGGAGACCGACACCGAGATCCCCTGGGGTCAGGGGCGGCTCTGCTACGGCTCCGTCGAGGTCACCCATCAGGTCGTCTCCTTCCTCCGCCGCAAACTCATCACGGGGGAGGTCCTGGGCGAGACCAAGCTCGACCTGCCACCCCGCACACTGCGCACCCGCGCCGTGTGGTGGACGGTCACCGAGGACCAGCTCGACGCCGCCCGCATCAACCCGGAGATTCTCGGCGGCGCGCTCCACGCCGCCGAACACGCCTCGATCGGCCTCCTTCCCCTCTTCGCCACCTGCGACCGATGGGACATCGGCGGCGTCTCCGTACCCCTGCACCCGGACACCCTCCTGCCGACGGTCTTCGTGTACGACGGCCACCCCGGAGGAGCAGGATTCGCCGAACGGGCCTTCCACACCGCCCATGCCTGGCTGACGGCGACGCGCGAAGCCATCGCGTCCTGCGAATGCGAGGCGGGCTGCCCCTCCTGTGTCCAGTCCCCCAAGTGCGGCAACGGCAACGAGCCCCTGCACAAACGCGGTGCCGTGCGCCTGCTCACCGAACTCCTCAGGGCCGCCCCCGTGGAACCGGACGAGCCGACCGGCCCGAAGGGCTGA
- a CDS encoding Rv3654c family TadE-like protein, whose product MRARGTAGRGRGAPDRGKGRVVFRWWGSGRGQVRGRSRCHGEGQRVGRGAFPRWALGRGRGTGHGADRGVATVWAAVTATGLCTVFAVVLALGQAVAARHRAGGAADMAALAAADRALEGVEVACGAARRVALAQDAEVVRCAVEGEVADVTTRAGFGPYLPPVRARAGPAAGPSAGAAIDPLAGNSAGPAGSPSAAAVTDRLAGTSADVVTDRLPGSLAGASTRLPARPPADSSGGAPADSSGGPSVGLPVRPLADPSAGAPGEEGAGP is encoded by the coding sequence ATGAGGGCGAGGGGGACTGCGGGCCGGGGGAGGGGTGCCCCTGATCGGGGCAAGGGGCGGGTCGTGTTCCGGTGGTGGGGCAGTGGTCGGGGCCAGGTCCGGGGACGGAGCCGGTGCCACGGCGAGGGCCAGCGGGTGGGCCGGGGCGCGTTCCCGCGGTGGGCCCTGGGGCGGGGCCGGGGGACGGGCCATGGTGCGGACCGGGGCGTGGCGACCGTGTGGGCGGCTGTCACTGCAACCGGTCTGTGCACCGTGTTCGCTGTGGTGCTCGCTCTGGGACAGGCTGTGGCTGCCCGTCACCGGGCGGGCGGGGCGGCGGACATGGCGGCTCTTGCGGCTGCGGACCGGGCGTTGGAGGGGGTGGAGGTCGCGTGTGGGGCGGCCCGGAGAGTGGCTCTGGCGCAGGACGCCGAGGTCGTTCGCTGCGCGGTGGAGGGGGAGGTCGCCGATGTGACCACCCGCGCGGGGTTCGGGCCGTACCTACCCCCCGTCAGGGCTCGGGCCGGGCCTGCGGCGGGTCCCTCGGCAGGGGCTGCGATTGATCCCCTGGCAGGTAACTCGGCCGGGCCAGCGGGGAGCCCCTCGGCTGCGGCTGTGACCGATCGCCTGGCAGGTACCTCCGCCGACGTTGTGACCGATCGCCTGCCAGGTTCCTTGGCCGGGGCTTCGACCAGACTCCCGGCCCGGCCTCCGGCCGATTCCTCCGGTGGTGCTCCGGCTGATTCCTCGGGCGGGCCTTCTGTAGGTCTCCCGGTCCGGCCCTTGGCGGACCCCTCGGCCGGGGCTCCGGGTGAGGAGGGTGCCGGGCCCTGA
- a CDS encoding TadE family type IV pilus minor pilin, with the protein MPSGDGSSARGADRGAVTAEAAVVLPVLAVFALALLWVLVAAADHIRCLDAARAGARAAARSEPEAAVLAAARDAAPQGARVEMGRAGELWRIRVEAPTRGPGRLTLTLSAEAAALAEDVVGGAAP; encoded by the coding sequence ATCCCGAGCGGCGACGGGAGCAGCGCCCGGGGCGCAGATCGGGGCGCGGTGACCGCGGAGGCGGCTGTGGTGCTTCCGGTGCTGGCGGTGTTCGCCTTGGCCCTGCTCTGGGTGCTGGTGGCCGCCGCGGACCATATCCGGTGCTTGGACGCGGCGCGGGCGGGGGCCCGGGCCGCGGCCCGTTCGGAGCCGGAGGCAGCGGTGCTGGCTGCCGCGCGTGACGCGGCACCCCAGGGCGCCCGGGTCGAGATGGGGAGGGCGGGAGAGCTGTGGCGCATCCGGGTGGAGGCGCCGACCCGGGGCCCGGGGCGGCTGACCCTGACGTTGAGCGCCGAGGCGGCTGCCCTGGCGGAGGACGTGGTGGGAGGTGCCGCGCCATGA
- a CDS encoding DUF4244 domain-containing protein, which produces METKFWDRAVGALRGGRLLTGWPDRRPQWSVHWAGRLGRSDRGMTTSEYAVGTIAACAFAAVLYKVVNSGPVLSALQSLVEDALDAKF; this is translated from the coding sequence ATGGAAACGAAGTTCTGGGACCGGGCCGTCGGCGCTCTGCGCGGGGGACGGCTGCTCACGGGGTGGCCGGACCGGCGGCCGCAGTGGTCCGTCCATTGGGCGGGTCGGCTCGGCCGGTCCGATCGGGGGATGACCACGTCCGAGTACGCGGTGGGAACGATCGCGGCGTGCGCCTTCGCGGCCGTGCTCTACAAGGTGGTGAACAGCGGGCCGGTGCTGTCGGCGCTCCAGTCACTGGTCGAGGACGCGCTCGATGCGAAGTTCTGA
- a CDS encoding type II secretion system F family protein translates to MSAAVMGVVAQVAAVIAAGFRKRAVRGRGAKLLGTDAAPRPGRRGRLAVGLGSGGVPRLSEAARRWVPPGGAWLTGWILVGGVLGCAVGAAAAYGTWRWQRTRPRGRTGHSPPEQAVIAGQLPLAADLLAACIAVGAGPRAAAEEVGRSIGGPVGDQLVRTALEIRLGGEPADAWGRLGEIPGAGPLARCLHRAGATGAPAAEPVARLAASMRAERAAAAVARAQRAGVLVTAPVGLCFLPAFLAVGVAPVIIGLAGGLLATSGPGR, encoded by the coding sequence ATGTCGGCGGCGGTGATGGGGGTGGTGGCGCAGGTGGCAGCCGTGATCGCTGCCGGATTTCGGAAGCGAGCGGTTCGGGGGCGGGGCGCGAAGTTGTTGGGGACGGACGCGGCTCCACGGCCCGGCAGGCGGGGCCGACTGGCCGTGGGGCTCGGGTCGGGCGGTGTCCCACGTCTGTCCGAGGCCGCTCGGCGGTGGGTGCCTCCGGGCGGGGCCTGGCTGACGGGATGGATCCTGGTCGGCGGCGTGCTCGGCTGCGCGGTCGGGGCGGCCGCGGCGTACGGGACGTGGCGGTGGCAGCGGACCCGGCCCCGGGGCAGGACCGGCCACAGCCCCCCGGAGCAGGCTGTGATCGCCGGGCAGCTCCCGTTGGCAGCGGATCTGCTGGCCGCTTGTATCGCGGTCGGGGCCGGTCCTCGGGCGGCGGCAGAGGAGGTGGGTCGGTCCATCGGCGGACCGGTCGGAGACCAGCTCGTCCGGACCGCCCTAGAAATCCGGCTCGGCGGCGAACCGGCCGACGCGTGGGGCCGACTCGGGGAGATACCGGGTGCCGGACCGCTGGCCCGCTGTCTGCACCGGGCAGGTGCGACGGGGGCCCCGGCGGCGGAACCCGTTGCCAGGCTGGCCGCGTCGATGCGCGCCGAGCGAGCCGCCGCGGCAGTGGCACGGGCGCAACGGGCCGGGGTGCTGGTCACCGCGCCGGTCGGCCTCTGCTTCCTGCCCGCCTTCCTGGCGGTCGGGGTGGCGCCAGTGATCATCGGCCTGGCCGGCGGCCTGCTCGCGACCAGCGGTCCGGGCCGCTGA